One window of the Pseudomonas sp. S04 genome contains the following:
- a CDS encoding MFS transporter, with protein MQATKPTHVRYLILLMLFLVTTINYADRATIAIAGSSLQKDLGIDAVTLGYIFSAFGWAYVAGQIPGGWLLDRFGSKKIYALSIFTWSLFTVLQGYVGEFGMSTAVVALFMLRFLVGLAEAPSFPGNARIVAAWFPTAERGTASAIFNSAQYFATVLFAPLMGWIVYSFGWQHVFIVMGVIGIIFSGIWLKVIYSPRQHPLINEAEFKHIADNGGMVDMDHDKGQGKKADGPKWDYIRQLLTNRMMLGVYLGQYCINGITYFFLTWFPVYLVQERGMTILKAGFIASLPAICGFIGGVLGGVISDYLLRKGHSLTFARKAPIIAGLLVSSSIVACNYVDVEWMVVGFMALAFFGKGVGALGWAVVSDTSPKQIAGLSGGLFNTFGNIASITTPIVIGYIISSTGSFKWALVFVGCNALVAVFSYLVIVGPIKRVVLKEPPVNGPEASGKLSQAHS; from the coding sequence ATGCAAGCGACCAAGCCGACCCACGTCCGCTATTTGATCCTGCTCATGCTGTTTTTGGTGACCACGATCAACTACGCCGACCGTGCCACTATCGCCATCGCAGGTTCCAGCCTGCAGAAAGACCTCGGTATCGACGCGGTCACCCTCGGTTACATCTTTTCCGCATTCGGTTGGGCCTACGTGGCCGGGCAAATTCCCGGTGGCTGGCTGCTGGACCGATTCGGTTCGAAAAAAATCTACGCCCTGAGCATCTTTACCTGGTCGTTGTTCACCGTGCTGCAAGGCTATGTCGGTGAATTTGGCATGTCGACCGCGGTCGTCGCCCTGTTCATGCTGCGCTTTCTGGTGGGCTTGGCCGAAGCGCCATCCTTTCCGGGTAACGCCCGCATCGTTGCGGCCTGGTTCCCGACTGCGGAACGTGGCACGGCCTCGGCGATCTTCAACTCCGCGCAATACTTCGCCACGGTGCTGTTTGCACCGCTGATGGGCTGGATCGTCTACAGCTTCGGCTGGCAGCACGTGTTCATCGTCATGGGCGTAATCGGCATCATTTTCTCCGGTATCTGGCTCAAGGTGATCTACAGCCCACGCCAGCATCCGCTGATCAATGAGGCCGAGTTCAAGCACATTGCCGACAACGGCGGCATGGTCGACATGGACCACGACAAGGGCCAGGGCAAGAAAGCCGACGGACCGAAGTGGGACTACATTCGCCAGTTGCTGACCAACCGCATGATGCTCGGCGTCTACCTGGGCCAGTACTGCATCAACGGCATCACTTACTTCTTCCTGACCTGGTTCCCGGTGTACCTGGTCCAAGAGCGTGGCATGACCATTCTCAAGGCCGGTTTCATTGCCTCGTTGCCGGCGATCTGCGGCTTCATCGGTGGCGTGCTCGGCGGGGTGATTTCCGATTACCTGCTGCGCAAAGGCCATTCCCTGACCTTCGCCCGCAAGGCGCCGATCATTGCCGGCCTGCTGGTCTCCAGCAGTATCGTGGCCTGCAACTATGTGGACGTGGAATGGATGGTGGTGGGTTTCATGGCCCTGGCGTTCTTCGGCAAAGGCGTGGGCGCCCTGGGTTGGGCGGTGGTATCCGACACTTCGCCGAAACAGATTGCCGGTCTCAGTGGCGGTCTGTTCAACACCTTTGGCAACATTGCCTCGATCACCACACCGATTGTCATCGGCTACATCATCAGCTCCACCGGCTCGTTCAAGTGGGCGCTGGTGTTTGTCGGCTGCAACGCGCTGGTCGCGGTGTTCAGCTATCTGGTGATCGTTGGTCCGATCAAGCGCGTAGTGCTCAAGGAGCCGCCGGTCAACGGGCCTGAAGCCTCCGGCAAATTATCCCAAGCGCATTCCTGA
- a CDS encoding AEC family transporter: MLAIFLETLNITAPVFAMLFLGVLLKRIDWINDNFIHTASALVFNVTMPALLFLGILHADLHAALQPALLIYFSLATLVCFAIAWGWAIFKCPREDRGIYTQGAFRGNNGVIGLALAASMYGDYGISLGAILAALVILFYNTLSTIVLAVYSPVIKSDPWSICKSVFSNPLIISVIAAAPFAYFKIGLPGWLETSGQYLAQTTLPLALICIGGTLSMAALRKSGNMALSSSLVKMIGLPILATLGAWLWGFRGAELGILFLYFGSPTAAASFVMARAANGNHELAAAIIVITTLMAAVTTNVGIFLLQWGGWI; the protein is encoded by the coding sequence ATGCTGGCCATCTTTCTTGAAACCCTGAACATCACCGCGCCCGTCTTTGCCATGCTGTTTCTGGGTGTACTGCTCAAGCGCATCGACTGGATCAACGACAACTTCATCCACACGGCGTCGGCACTGGTGTTCAACGTCACCATGCCGGCGTTGCTGTTTCTGGGCATCCTGCATGCCGACCTGCATGCGGCGTTGCAACCGGCGCTGCTGATCTACTTCTCCCTCGCGACCCTGGTGTGCTTTGCCATTGCCTGGGGCTGGGCGATTTTCAAGTGCCCGCGCGAAGACCGCGGGATCTATACCCAGGGAGCGTTTCGTGGCAACAACGGGGTCATCGGCCTGGCGCTGGCGGCGAGCATGTATGGCGACTACGGAATTTCCCTGGGGGCGATTCTCGCGGCGCTGGTGATCCTGTTCTACAACACCCTGTCGACCATCGTGCTGGCGGTGTACAGCCCAGTGATCAAGTCCGATCCGTGGAGCATCTGCAAAAGCGTGTTCAGCAACCCGCTGATTATCAGCGTGATTGCGGCCGCACCGTTCGCCTATTTCAAGATCGGCTTGCCGGGATGGCTGGAAACTTCCGGGCAGTACCTGGCCCAAACCACCTTGCCGCTGGCGCTGATCTGTATCGGCGGCACGCTCTCCATGGCGGCACTGCGCAAAAGCGGCAACATGGCCTTGAGCTCGAGCCTGGTGAAGATGATCGGCTTGCCGATACTGGCCACGCTGGGTGCCTGGCTATGGGGCTTTCGTGGGGCGGAGCTGGGGATTCTGTTCCTGTACTTCGGCAGCCCGACCGCCGCTGCAAGTTTTGTCATGGCCCGGGCGGCCAATGGCAATCATGAGCTGGCGGCGGCGATCATTGTCATCACCACCTTGATGGCGGCGGTGACGACTAACGTCGGGATCTTCCTGCTGCAGTGGGGCGGCTGGATCTGA
- a CDS encoding septal ring lytic transglycosylase RlpA family protein encodes MKRLLSACALLSLLAGCASHDVDPRGYDETGTASYYGAKHHGKRTASGEPFDQYAMTAAHRQLPFGTRVKVTNLKNDKSVVVRINDRGPHTRGRLIDLSRGAADKLGMLRSGTARVRVQALNN; translated from the coding sequence ATGAAACGTCTGCTTAGCGCCTGCGCCCTGCTCTCCCTGCTGGCCGGCTGTGCCAGCCACGACGTCGACCCCCGGGGCTACGACGAAACCGGAACCGCCTCCTATTACGGCGCCAAACACCATGGCAAACGCACCGCCAGCGGCGAGCCGTTTGACCAGTACGCCATGACCGCCGCCCACCGCCAGCTGCCCTTCGGCACACGGGTGAAGGTCACCAACCTGAAAAACGACAAGAGTGTGGTGGTCCGCATCAACGACCGCGGCCCGCATACCCGTGGCCGCCTGATCGACTTGTCACGCGGGGCCGCCGACAAGTTGGGCATGCTGCGCAGTGGCACCGCGCGGGTTCGCGTACAAGCCCTGAACAACTGA
- a CDS encoding aldehyde dehydrogenase family protein — translation MADVKRFDNYIAGQWVAGTDYSANINPSDLSDVVGEYAKADLAQVHAAIDAARAAFPAWSTSGIQARSDALDKVGSEILARREELGTLLAREEGKTLPEAIGEVSRAGNIFKFFAGECLRLSGDYLPSVRPGVNVEVTREALGVVGLITPWNFPIAIPAWKIAPALAYGNCVVLKPADLVPGCAWALAEIISRAGFPAGVFNLVMGSGRVVGEALVNSPKVDGISFTGSVGVGRQIAVNCVSRQAKVQLEMGGKNPQIILDDADLQQAVELSVQSAFYSTGQRCTASSRLIVTAGIHDRFVAAMAQRMKSIKVGHALQSGTDIGPVVSQAQLEQDLKYIDIGQSEGARLVSGGSLVTCDTEGYFLAPTLFADSEAGMRISREEIFGPVANIVRVADYEAALAMANDTEFGLSAGICTTSLKHANHFKRHSQAGMVMVNLPTAGVDYHVPFGGRKGSSYGSREQGRYAQEFYTVVKTSYIGS, via the coding sequence GTGGCAGACGTAAAAAGATTCGACAACTACATCGCTGGCCAATGGGTTGCCGGTACGGACTATTCGGCCAACATCAACCCCTCGGACCTGTCCGATGTGGTGGGCGAATACGCCAAGGCCGACCTGGCCCAGGTGCACGCCGCCATCGATGCTGCACGCGCTGCATTCCCGGCCTGGTCGACTTCAGGTATCCAGGCCCGCAGCGATGCGCTGGACAAAGTCGGTAGCGAAATCCTCGCGCGTCGCGAAGAACTGGGCACCCTGCTGGCGCGCGAAGAGGGCAAGACTCTGCCCGAAGCCATTGGCGAGGTGTCCCGCGCGGGCAACATCTTCAAGTTTTTCGCCGGTGAATGCCTGCGTCTGTCCGGCGACTACCTGCCGTCCGTGCGCCCGGGGGTCAACGTTGAAGTCACCCGTGAAGCCCTCGGCGTGGTTGGCCTGATTACTCCGTGGAACTTCCCGATCGCGATCCCCGCGTGGAAAATCGCCCCGGCCCTGGCTTATGGCAACTGTGTGGTGCTCAAGCCGGCTGACCTGGTACCGGGTTGCGCCTGGGCGCTGGCGGAAATCATCTCCCGTGCCGGTTTCCCGGCCGGGGTGTTCAACCTGGTGATGGGCAGCGGTCGTGTGGTCGGCGAGGCGCTGGTCAACAGCCCGAAAGTCGATGGCATCAGCTTTACCGGCTCGGTGGGTGTGGGCCGGCAGATTGCGGTCAACTGTGTTTCGCGCCAAGCCAAGGTGCAGCTGGAAATGGGGGGCAAGAACCCGCAGATCATTCTCGACGACGCCGACCTGCAGCAGGCGGTCGAGTTGTCGGTACAGAGCGCGTTTTACTCCACTGGCCAGCGTTGCACGGCCTCGAGCCGGTTGATTGTCACCGCCGGGATTCACGACCGGTTCGTCGCGGCCATGGCGCAAAGAATGAAGTCGATCAAGGTCGGCCATGCGCTGCAGTCCGGCACCGACATTGGTCCGGTGGTGTCCCAGGCCCAGCTTGAACAGGACCTGAAATACATCGACATCGGCCAGTCCGAAGGTGCGCGCCTGGTCAGTGGCGGGTCGCTGGTGACTTGCGACACCGAAGGCTATTTCCTTGCCCCGACGTTGTTTGCCGACAGCGAAGCAGGCATGCGCATCAGCCGTGAAGAAATCTTCGGTCCGGTGGCCAATATCGTCAGGGTCGCCGACTACGAGGCGGCGCTGGCCATGGCCAATGACACCGAGTTCGGCTTGTCGGCAGGTATCTGCACCACCTCGCTGAAACACGCCAACCACTTCAAACGCCACTCCCAGGCTGGGATGGTGATGGTCAACTTGCCGACCGCCGGCGTGGATTACCACGTTCCGTTTGGTGGGCGAAAAGGTTCATCCTATGGATCTCGTGAGCAAGGTCGCTATGCACAAGAGTTTTACACGGTCGTAAAAACTTCTTACATCGGATCGTAA
- a CDS encoding FadR/GntR family transcriptional regulator yields the protein MENPIDVPRLPRKRRSLAQELVTVLSEQIRDGLLKRGDKLPTESAIMEAHGVSRTVVREAISRLQAAGQVETRHGIGTFVLDTPSPSGFRIDPATVVTLRDVLAVLELRISLEVESAGLAAQRRSPEQLALMRAALDALNESAAHAGDAVASDFQFHLQIALATGNRYFTDIMTHLGTSIIPRTRLNSARLAHDDHQHYMSRLAREHDEIYDAIARQDSDAARAAMRLHLTNSRERLRHAHEEAQAQRG from the coding sequence ATGGAAAACCCGATCGACGTCCCTCGTCTGCCCCGCAAGCGCCGTAGCCTCGCGCAGGAACTGGTGACGGTGCTGTCCGAGCAGATTCGCGACGGCTTGCTCAAGCGTGGCGACAAGTTACCCACTGAGTCGGCGATCATGGAGGCCCACGGCGTCAGCCGTACGGTGGTCCGTGAAGCGATCTCGCGCTTGCAGGCTGCGGGGCAGGTGGAAACCCGCCACGGGATCGGCACCTTTGTGCTCGACACCCCAAGCCCTAGCGGATTTCGCATCGATCCGGCCACCGTGGTCACCCTGCGTGACGTGCTGGCAGTACTGGAGTTGCGCATCAGCCTGGAAGTCGAATCTGCCGGGCTGGCCGCGCAACGCCGCAGCCCCGAGCAACTGGCCTTGATGCGGGCGGCGCTGGATGCGCTGAATGAAAGCGCTGCGCATGCCGGGGACGCGGTGGCTTCGGACTTCCAGTTCCACCTGCAGATTGCCCTGGCCACCGGCAACCGCTACTTCACCGACATCATGACCCACCTGGGTACCAGCATCATCCCGCGTACCCGTCTCAACTCGGCACGCCTGGCCCATGATGACCACCAGCACTACATGAGCCGGCTGGCCCGTGAGCACGATGAAATCTACGACGCCATCGCGCGCCAGGATTCGGATGCAGCCCGCGCCGCCATGCGCCTGCACCTGACCAACAGCCGTGAGCGCCTGCGCCATGCCCATGAAGAGGCCCAGGCCCAGCGCGGCTAA
- the garD gene encoding galactarate dehydratase, whose product MQLIEHSDSPRYIRLHERDNVVIVVNDQGVPAGTEFADGLVTVDFVPQSHKVTLEDIPEGGQVIRYGQTIGYALQPIPRGSWVKEDQLRMPTAPPLDSLPLSTEVPAAQAPLEGYTFEGYRNADGTVGTRNILGITTTVQCVTGVLDHAVKRIKDELLPKYPHVDDVVALTHSYGCGVAITATDAYIPIRTVRNLARNPNLGGEALVISLGCEKLQAGQVMHENDSSVDLSEPWLYRLQDSSHGFTEMIEQIMELAETRLKKLDRRRRDTVPASELILGMQCGGSDAFSGITANPALGYASDLLLRAGATVMFSEVTEVRDAIYLLTSRAENQDVAQELVREMDWYDRYLAKGEADRSANTTPGNKKGGLSNIVEKSLGSIVKSGSSAINGVLGPGERFKRKGLIFCATPASDFVCGTLQLAAGMNLHVFTTGRGTPYGLAMAPVVKVSTRTELAQRWPDLIDIDAGRIATGRASIEELGWELFHYYLDVASGKQQTWAEKHKLHNDITLFNPAPIT is encoded by the coding sequence ATGCAGTTGATTGAACATTCCGACTCGCCGCGCTACATCCGCCTGCACGAGCGGGATAACGTAGTGATCGTGGTCAACGATCAGGGCGTACCGGCCGGTACCGAATTTGCGGACGGTCTGGTCACCGTGGACTTCGTGCCACAGAGCCACAAGGTCACCCTGGAGGACATTCCAGAAGGTGGTCAGGTGATTCGTTACGGCCAGACTATTGGCTACGCCTTGCAGCCGATTCCCCGAGGTAGCTGGGTCAAGGAAGATCAACTGCGCATGCCGACCGCGCCGCCGCTGGACAGCCTGCCGCTGTCCACCGAGGTGCCGGCAGCCCAGGCACCACTGGAAGGCTACACCTTCGAGGGTTATCGCAACGCCGACGGTACCGTCGGCACGCGCAACATTCTCGGGATCACTACCACCGTGCAATGCGTCACCGGGGTACTCGATCACGCGGTCAAGCGGATCAAGGACGAGTTGCTGCCCAAGTACCCGCATGTCGATGACGTGGTGGCGTTGACCCATAGCTACGGCTGCGGCGTGGCCATCACGGCCACCGACGCATACATTCCGATTCGCACGGTGCGCAATCTGGCGCGCAACCCGAACCTCGGTGGTGAAGCGCTGGTGATCAGTCTCGGCTGCGAGAAATTGCAGGCCGGGCAGGTGATGCACGAGAACGACAGCTCGGTGGATTTGAGCGAGCCATGGCTCTACCGCTTGCAGGATTCCAGTCACGGCTTCACCGAAATGATCGAGCAGATCATGGAGTTGGCCGAGACGCGCTTGAAGAAGCTCGATCGCAGGCGTCGGGATACCGTGCCGGCGTCGGAGTTGATCCTCGGCATGCAGTGTGGCGGCAGCGATGCGTTTTCCGGGATCACCGCCAACCCGGCGCTCGGATATGCCTCGGACCTGCTGCTGCGGGCCGGTGCCACGGTGATGTTTTCCGAAGTCACCGAAGTGCGCGATGCCATTTACCTGCTGACCTCGCGCGCGGAAAACCAGGACGTGGCCCAGGAACTGGTGCGGGAAATGGACTGGTACGACCGTTACCTGGCCAAGGGCGAGGCGGATCGTAGCGCCAACACCACGCCGGGCAACAAGAAGGGCGGGTTGTCGAACATTGTCGAGAAGTCCCTGGGCTCGATCGTCAAGTCCGGTAGCAGTGCGATCAATGGCGTGCTCGGTCCGGGCGAGCGGTTCAAGCGCAAAGGGCTGATCTTCTGCGCGACCCCGGCCAGCGACTTTGTCTGTGGGACGCTGCAACTGGCGGCGGGGATGAACCTGCATGTATTCACCACCGGCCGGGGTACGCCCTACGGGTTGGCCATGGCACCGGTGGTGAAGGTTTCGACCCGCACCGAACTGGCGCAACGCTGGCCAGACCTGATCGACATCGATGCCGGGCGCATCGCCACCGGGCGGGCGTCCATCGAGGAGCTGGGCTGGGAGCTGTTCCACTACTACCTGGACGTGGCCAGCGGCAAACAGCAGACGTGGGCTGAAAAGCACAAGCTGCATAATGACATCACCTTGTTCAATCCGGCGCCCATAACCTAA
- a CDS encoding carboxymuconolactone decarboxylase family protein, producing MTDSASSSKPTGIEVRRQVMGDAFVDRSMGNATDLTRPFQEFVNEHAWGAVWNRGGLELKTRSLITLAALTSLKCPQELKGHVRGALNNGCTVDEIRETLMHCAVYAGVPAVMEAFRAAQEVIDSYQKPE from the coding sequence ATGACCGACTCCGCAAGCTCCAGCAAACCCACCGGTATCGAAGTCCGCCGCCAGGTCATGGGCGACGCCTTTGTCGACCGCTCCATGGGCAATGCCACCGACCTGACCCGACCGTTCCAGGAGTTCGTCAACGAACACGCCTGGGGAGCGGTATGGAATCGTGGTGGCCTGGAACTGAAGACCCGCAGCCTGATCACCCTCGCCGCCCTTACTTCGCTCAAGTGCCCCCAGGAACTCAAGGGGCACGTGCGCGGGGCGCTGAACAACGGCTGCACGGTGGACGAGATTCGCGAAACCCTGATGCATTGCGCGGTCTACGCCGGGGTTCCGGCGGTGATGGAGGCGTTCCGCGCAGCGCAGGAAGTGATCGACAGCTACCAGAAGCCGGAGTGA
- a CDS encoding calcium/sodium antiporter: MLQLLCALLLLVAGAELLVRAAVRLAAHLRVRPLVIGLSMVAFGSSAPQMAVSLQAALGQSSDIAVGSVIGSNIFNILVTLGLSALIIPLRVARQLVRLDIPLLIGASLLVFALAWNEQLSALDGGVLLAALALYLGLLWRQSRPTARPSRPASDAPRSPWLSSALLMLAGLGLLVFAGHLLLNATVALASKLGLSERIIGLTVVAVSTSLPQLATSLIAALRGQRDIAVGNVIGGNLFNLLGVLGITALLAPVPLSVSPNALDFDLPVMLGVTLLCLPVFYSGYRITRAEGLLFLALYLAYGLHVVSFTTGMPLAGKLEQLMLLCVLPALLAFLLFTSVRAWRRQHNKRESP; encoded by the coding sequence GTGCTGCAACTGCTCTGCGCCCTGCTCCTGCTGGTCGCCGGCGCCGAGTTGCTGGTGCGTGCCGCCGTGCGCCTGGCCGCTCACCTCAGGGTCCGGCCGCTGGTCATCGGCCTGAGCATGGTCGCCTTCGGCAGCAGCGCGCCACAAATGGCCGTGAGCCTGCAAGCCGCCCTCGGGCAGAGCAGCGACATCGCCGTCGGCAGCGTGATCGGCAGCAACATCTTCAACATCCTGGTAACCCTTGGCCTGTCGGCACTGATCATCCCCTTGCGGGTTGCCCGGCAACTGGTGCGCCTCGACATCCCGCTGCTGATCGGCGCCAGCCTGCTGGTGTTCGCCCTGGCCTGGAACGAACAACTGAGCGCCCTCGATGGTGGTGTGCTGCTGGCTGCGTTGGCGCTGTACCTGGGCCTGCTGTGGCGCCAGTCGCGGCCCACTGCGCGTCCGTCTCGGCCGGCATCCGACGCGCCGCGCTCGCCCTGGTTGAGCAGTGCCCTGCTGATGCTTGCCGGGCTGGGCTTGCTGGTGTTCGCCGGGCACTTGCTGCTCAATGCGACGGTAGCACTGGCCAGCAAGCTGGGCCTGTCCGAGCGCATCATCGGCCTGACCGTCGTCGCCGTCAGCACCTCCCTGCCCCAGCTCGCCACCTCGCTGATTGCCGCGCTGCGCGGACAGCGTGACATTGCCGTGGGCAACGTGATCGGCGGCAACCTGTTCAACCTGCTGGGCGTCCTGGGGATCACCGCCCTGCTGGCACCGGTGCCGCTGTCGGTCTCCCCCAATGCCCTGGATTTCGATTTGCCGGTGATGCTCGGTGTCACCTTGCTGTGCTTGCCCGTGTTCTATTCCGGCTACCGCATCACCCGCGCCGAAGGCCTGCTGTTCCTCGCCCTGTACCTGGCATACGGGCTGCATGTGGTGTCGTTCACCACTGGCATGCCGTTGGCCGGCAAGCTGGAACAACTGATGCTGCTGTGCGTGTTGCCGGCCCTGCTGGCATTTTTACTGTTCACCTCAGTGCGCGCCTGGCGCCGCCAACACAACAAAAGAGAATCGCCATGA
- the kdgD gene encoding 5-dehydro-4-deoxyglucarate dehydratase: MNPQELKSILSSGLLSFPVTDFNAQGDFNRAGYIKRLEWLAPYGASALFAAGGTGEFFSLAASEYSEIIKTAVDTCETSVPILAGVGGSTRQAIEYAQEAERLGAKGLLLLPHYLTEASQDGVAAHVEAVCKSVKIGVVVYNRNVCRLTAPLLERLAERCPNLIGYKDGLGDIELMVSIRRRLGDRFSYLGGLPTAEVYAAAYKALGVPVYSSAVFNFIPKTAMDFYRAIAREDHATVGKIIDDFFLPYLDIRNRKAGYAVSIVKAGAKISGYDAGPVRAPLTDLLPEEYEALAALIDKQGAQ; the protein is encoded by the coding sequence ATGAATCCACAAGAACTGAAGTCCATCCTCTCTTCCGGCCTGCTGTCTTTCCCGGTGACTGACTTTAATGCCCAGGGCGACTTCAACCGCGCTGGCTACATCAAGCGCCTGGAATGGCTGGCCCCGTATGGTGCCTCGGCACTGTTCGCCGCCGGTGGCACCGGCGAGTTTTTCTCCCTGGCCGCCAGCGAATACTCGGAAATCATCAAGACCGCCGTCGACACCTGTGAAACCAGCGTGCCGATCCTGGCCGGCGTGGGTGGTTCCACCCGCCAGGCCATCGAATATGCACAAGAAGCCGAGCGTCTGGGCGCCAAGGGCCTGTTGCTGCTGCCGCACTACCTGACTGAAGCCAGCCAGGATGGCGTTGCCGCCCACGTTGAAGCCGTGTGCAAATCGGTGAAGATCGGTGTGGTGGTCTACAACCGTAACGTTTGCCGCCTGACCGCGCCGCTGCTCGAGCGTCTGGCCGAACGCTGCCCGAACCTGATCGGCTACAAGGACGGCCTGGGCGATATCGAGTTGATGGTGTCGATCCGTCGCCGCCTCGGTGATCGCTTCAGCTACCTCGGCGGCCTGCCAACCGCAGAAGTCTACGCCGCGGCCTACAAGGCCCTGGGTGTACCGGTTTATTCGTCGGCGGTGTTCAACTTCATCCCGAAAACCGCGATGGACTTCTACCGCGCCATTGCCCGTGAAGACCACGCCACCGTCGGCAAGATCATCGATGACTTCTTCCTGCCGTACCTGGATATCCGCAACCGCAAGGCCGGTTACGCAGTGAGCATCGTCAAGGCTGGCGCGAAAATCTCCGGTTACGACGCAGGTCCTGTACGTGCCCCGCTGACCGATCTGCTGCCTGAAGAATACGAAGCACTGGCTGCCTTGATCGACAAGCAAGGTGCGCAGTAA
- the gatB gene encoding Asp-tRNA(Asn)/Glu-tRNA(Gln) amidotransferase subunit GatB, with protein MQWEVVIGLEIHTQLATQSKIFSGSATTFGSEPNTQASLVDLGMPGVLPVLNQEAVRMAVMFGLAIDAEIGQHNVFARKNYFYPDLPKGYQISQMELPIVGKGYLDIPLEDGTIKRVGVTRAHLEEDAGKSLHEEFNGATGIDLNRAGTPLLEIVSEPDMRSAKEAVAYVKTIHALVRYLGICDGNMAEGSLRCDCNVSVRPKGQVEYGTRCEIKNVNSFRFIEKAINTEVRRQIELIEDGGKVIQQTRLYDPNKDETRAMRSKEEANDYRYFPDPDLLPVVLEDSFLNDIRATLPELPPQKRERFQEQFGLSVYDASVLASSREQADYFEKVVSIAGDAKLAANWVMVELGSLLNKQGLEIDAAPVTAEQLGGMLLRIKDNTISGKIAKTVFEAMANGEGTADEIIDKRGLKQVTDSGAISAVLDEMLAANAEQVEQYRAADEAKRGKMFGFFVGQAMKASKGKANPQQVNELLKSKLEG; from the coding sequence ATGCAATGGGAAGTTGTGATCGGGCTGGAGATTCATACCCAGCTCGCCACCCAATCGAAGATTTTCTCCGGCAGCGCCACCACCTTCGGTTCCGAACCGAACACCCAGGCCAGCCTGGTAGACCTGGGCATGCCGGGTGTACTGCCGGTGCTGAACCAGGAAGCGGTGCGCATGGCGGTGATGTTCGGCCTGGCGATTGACGCCGAGATCGGCCAGCACAACGTGTTCGCCCGCAAGAACTACTTCTACCCGGACCTGCCCAAGGGCTACCAGATCAGCCAGATGGAACTGCCGATCGTCGGCAAGGGCTACCTGGATATCCCCCTGGAAGACGGCACCATCAAACGTGTCGGCGTGACCCGCGCGCACCTGGAAGAAGATGCTGGCAAGAGCCTGCATGAAGAGTTCAACGGCGCCACCGGCATCGACCTGAACCGTGCCGGCACCCCGCTGCTGGAGATCGTTTCCGAGCCGGACATGCGCAGCGCCAAGGAAGCCGTGGCCTACGTCAAGACGATCCATGCGCTGGTACGTTACCTGGGCATCTGCGATGGCAACATGGCCGAAGGCTCGCTGCGTTGCGACTGCAACGTCTCGGTGCGGCCAAAAGGCCAGGTCGAGTACGGCACCCGCTGCGAGATCAAGAACGTCAACTCGTTCCGCTTCATCGAGAAGGCGATCAACACCGAAGTGCGTCGCCAGATCGAACTGATCGAAGACGGCGGCAAGGTGATCCAGCAGACACGCCTGTACGATCCGAACAAAGACGAAACCCGCGCCATGCGCAGCAAAGAGGAAGCCAACGACTACCGTTACTTCCCCGATCCGGACTTGTTGCCAGTGGTGCTTGAGGACTCCTTCCTCAACGACATCCGCGCCACCTTGCCAGAACTGCCGCCGCAAAAACGCGAGCGCTTCCAGGAGCAGTTCGGCCTGTCGGTCTACGATGCCAGCGTCTTGGCTTCGAGCCGCGAGCAAGCCGACTATTTCGAAAAAGTGGTGAGCATTGCCGGCGACGCCAAGCTGGCGGCCAACTGGGTCATGGTTGAACTGGGCAGCCTGTTGAACAAGCAGGGCCTGGAAATCGACGCAGCCCCGGTAACTGCCGAGCAACTGGGCGGCATGCTGTTGCGGATCAAGGACAACACCATCTCCGGCAAGATCGCCAAGACCGTGTTCGAAGCCATGGCCAACGGCGAAGGCACTGCTGACGAGATCATCGACAAGCGTGGCCTCAAGCAAGTCACCGACAGCGGCGCGATCTCGGCGGTGCTCGATGAAATGCTCGCGGCCAACGCCGAGCAGGTTGAACAGTACCGCGCGGCAGACGAAGCCAAACGCGGCAAGATGTTCGGCTTCTTCGTCGGCCAGGCCATGAAAGCCTCCAAAGGCAAGGCCAACCCGCAACAGGTCAACGAACTGCTGAAAAGCAAGCTCGAAGGCTGA